The following coding sequences are from one Limnobacter sp. SAORIC-580 window:
- a CDS encoding PAAR domain-containing protein — protein sequence MSSRPLIQGRTQILIGDTTSHGGVVISGSSTTTVEGRPIARVGDMVTCPLCKPHVFPIVEGLGTFTDNYMAVALNGHKIGCGATLIASAANQPPNSPAPDTRSTASPLKGKLGKSIDTLIGKSPTLVNNLKTLQSQGWKVDYGAAGGGSYANRREKTITLDSNLRGDANQATQVLAHEVGHALHPYQLDTRSRQAYLNSTLDDEGAATMKNIQVQREIIQAGGPDIGIAGNPKNHASYIQAYNQYLKDGNAQNAYRKIGSQFGANEITSTTGQNYADYYGGWYDKNYGGKK from the coding sequence ATGTCTTCCAGACCCCTTATACAAGGTCGCACGCAAATCCTGATCGGCGACACCACCAGCCACGGTGGCGTGGTGATCTCGGGCAGCTCCACCACCACAGTTGAGGGCCGACCCATCGCCAGGGTTGGCGACATGGTCACCTGCCCTTTGTGCAAGCCCCACGTATTCCCGATTGTTGAAGGCCTTGGTACGTTCACTGACAACTACATGGCAGTGGCACTTAATGGTCACAAAATTGGGTGTGGTGCAACCTTGATCGCATCAGCAGCAAACCAACCCCCAAACTCCCCAGCACCCGATACCCGCTCCACAGCATCTCCACTAAAAGGCAAACTCGGGAAAAGCATTGATACATTAATTGGCAAGTCGCCCACACTGGTTAATAACCTGAAAACTCTGCAGAGTCAGGGCTGGAAGGTCGACTACGGAGCGGCGGGAGGCGGGTCCTACGCCAACCGCAGAGAGAAAACGATTACCCTGGACAGCAATCTGAGAGGCGATGCCAATCAGGCTACACAGGTTTTAGCCCATGAAGTGGGCCACGCCTTGCACCCTTATCAGTTAGACACAAGATCAAGGCAGGCATACCTTAACAGCACCCTGGATGATGAGGGGGCTGCCACCATGAAGAACATTCAGGTTCAACGAGAAATCATTCAAGCAGGTGGCCCCGACATCGGTATTGCCGGCAACCCGAAAAACCATGCAAGCTATATTCAGGCTTACAACCAGTACTTAAAAGATGGCAATGCTCAAAACGCCTATCGAAAAATTGGCTCACAATTCGGTGCCAATGAAATCACATCGACAACAGGTCAAAATTATGCAGACTATTACGGTGGCTGGTATGACAAAAATTATGGCGGGAAAAAGTAA
- a CDS encoding NAD(P)/FAD-dependent oxidoreductase, producing MIRLSELKLPLDHPEDALPALICSTLKISANQLKSFSIYKRSYDARKQKLLLVYIVDVELDSSRLEAQLLSKFTTHSHIRPAPDMVYQLPVKLNEAPAIRPVVIGFGPCGIFAAMMLAQMGFKPIVIERGKQVRERTKDTWGLWRKRVLHTESNVQFGEGGAGTFSDGKLYSQIKDPRFLGRKVMTEFVKAGAPEEILLVSKPHIGTFRLVKVVENMREQIIAMGGEIRFQQRVCDFHIEDGHIRGLTIENLKDGSTYELRADHVVLALGHSSRDTFAKLHERGVYMEAKPFSVGFRIEHPQGLIDRARLGQHAGHPLLGAADYKLVHHAANGRSVYSFCMCPGGTVVAATSEENRVVTNGMSQYSRNERNANAGIVVGISPADYPGGPLAGIAFQRKLESNAFVMGGSNYEAPGQLVGDFIAGKASTELGSVEPSYKPGVKMTDLADALPEYAITAMREALPAFGKKIKGFDMHDAVLTGVETRTSSPLRITRGDDFQSLNTKGLYPAGEGASYAGGILSAGVDGIEVAEAVARNLIGV from the coding sequence ATGATCCGCCTGTCCGAGCTGAAGCTTCCACTCGACCATCCTGAAGACGCCCTGCCCGCATTAATTTGCAGCACCCTGAAAATTTCAGCCAACCAGCTCAAAAGCTTCAGCATTTACAAGCGCAGCTACGACGCGCGCAAACAAAAACTGCTGTTGGTGTACATCGTGGATGTGGAACTGGACAGCTCCCGGCTTGAAGCCCAGTTGTTGTCGAAATTCACCACCCACTCGCACATTCGGCCTGCGCCCGACATGGTTTACCAGTTGCCAGTGAAACTGAACGAAGCCCCAGCCATTCGCCCTGTGGTAATTGGCTTTGGCCCCTGCGGTATTTTCGCTGCGATGATGCTGGCGCAAATGGGCTTCAAACCCATTGTGATTGAACGTGGCAAACAGGTGCGCGAACGCACGAAAGACACCTGGGGCCTATGGCGCAAACGCGTATTGCACACCGAATCGAACGTGCAGTTTGGCGAGGGCGGCGCCGGTACATTTTCAGACGGCAAACTGTACAGCCAAATCAAAGACCCACGTTTTCTTGGCCGCAAGGTTATGACCGAGTTTGTGAAGGCCGGTGCACCCGAGGAAATTTTGCTGGTCAGTAAACCCCACATTGGCACCTTCCGCCTGGTGAAAGTGGTAGAAAACATGCGCGAGCAAATCATCGCCATGGGCGGTGAAATTCGCTTCCAACAACGCGTATGCGACTTTCACATTGAAGACGGCCACATTCGCGGCCTGACCATTGAGAACCTGAAAGACGGTAGCACTTACGAACTGCGCGCAGACCATGTGGTGCTGGCGCTGGGCCACAGTTCCCGCGACACCTTTGCCAAGCTACACGAGCGCGGCGTGTATATGGAAGCCAAGCCATTCTCCGTGGGCTTTCGGATAGAACACCCGCAAGGGCTGATCGACCGTGCCCGCCTGGGGCAACACGCCGGCCACCCCCTGCTGGGCGCAGCCGACTACAAGCTGGTGCACCATGCTGCCAATGGCCGATCGGTGTACAGCTTTTGCATGTGCCCCGGCGGCACCGTGGTGGCCGCCACGTCAGAAGAAAACCGGGTGGTGACCAACGGCATGAGCCAATATTCCCGCAACGAACGCAACGCCAACGCGGGTATTGTGGTGGGCATTAGCCCGGCCGACTATCCCGGTGGCCCACTGGCAGGCATCGCCTTTCAACGCAAGCTTGAATCCAATGCCTTTGTTATGGGCGGCAGCAACTACGAGGCACCCGGGCAATTGGTGGGCGATTTTATTGCGGGCAAAGCATCGACTGAACTGGGCAGCGTAGAACCATCGTATAAACCCGGCGTCAAAATGACTGACCTGGCCGACGCATTGCCCGAATATGCGATTACCGCCATGCGTGAAGCCTTGCCTGCATTCGGAAAAAAGATCAAAGGCTTCGACATGCACGACGCCGTGCTGACTGGTGTGGAAACCAGAACATCATCGCCGCTGCGAATTACGCGCGGCGACGACTTCCAAAGTTTGAATACAAAAGGCCTGTACCCTGCAGGTGAAGGCGCCAGCTACGCTGGTGGTATTTTGTCGGCGGGTGTCGATGGCATTGAAGTGGCCGAAGCAGTAGCTAGGAATTTGATTGGGGTTTAA
- a CDS encoding helix-turn-helix domain-containing protein yields the protein MNKHVGSNFEDFLKEEGIQEEAEALAIKKVIACMIEQEMISRSIPKTEMARKIGTSRSQLDRLLDPENTSVTLATLVKSTAAIGKKMIITFEDCPQTVVA from the coding sequence ATGAATAAACACGTGGGTTCGAATTTTGAAGATTTCTTGAAAGAAGAGGGCATTCAAGAAGAGGCAGAAGCTTTGGCCATCAAAAAAGTGATTGCCTGCATGATCGAGCAAGAGATGATTTCAAGATCAATACCTAAAACTGAAATGGCACGCAAAATTGGAACCAGTCGAAGTCAGTTGGATCGATTGCTGGATCCCGAAAACACCTCGGTTACTTTGGCAACACTTGTCAAATCGACAGCAGCAATCGGAAAAAAAATGATCATTACCTTTGAAGATTGTCCACAAACAGTTGTTGCTTAA